One stretch of Arachis duranensis cultivar V14167 chromosome 1, aradu.V14167.gnm2.J7QH, whole genome shotgun sequence DNA includes these proteins:
- the LOC127741431 gene encoding cypmaclein-like translates to MAFSRTLIASSLLLTLLLLHIAESHQTMMTMSTTNIGAPTPTPLPQTIDCGLECERRCKLSSRPNLCKRACGSCCKVCKCVPEGTSGHHDSCPCYKSLTTRHQFHKCP, encoded by the exons ATGGCATTCTCTAGAACTCTCATTGCTTCTTCACTTCTCCtcactcttctccttcttcacaTTGCTGAATCACACCAAACG ATGATGACAATGAGCACCACCAACATTGGAGCTCCAACACCAACTCCTCTTCCACAAACAAttg ATTGTGGGTTAGAATGTGAAAGAAGGTGCAAATTATCATCAAGGCCAAATCTATGCAAAAGGGCATGTGGAAGTTGCTGTAAGGTTTGCAAGTGTGTTCCTGAAGGCACCTCTGGCCACCATGATTCTTGCCCTTGCTATAAAAGCCTCACCACCCGCCACCAATTCCATAAATGCCCTTAG
- the LOC107476658 gene encoding LOW QUALITY PROTEIN: dual specificity protein kinase YAK1 homolog (The sequence of the model RefSeq protein was modified relative to this genomic sequence to represent the inferred CDS: substituted 1 base at 1 genomic stop codon): MDEARPRNNETAASSSSPSASRLPVSSGWRPSRAVFAPYGPPQGEEATAQRPQRLRVAVTVRKPLVARLTKEIVETYQTCNPKFKYSEDLNPKRFLTSPSIGVLNDGYDNVNSDLILTVNFVLVHVEKNKRYIVKDLLGHGTFGQVAKCWDSDTNSFVAVKIIKNQPAYYQQALVEVTILTTLNKKYDPEDKHHIVRIYDYFVYQRHLCICFELLDTNLYELIKMNHFRGLSLSIVQLFSKQILCGLALLKDAGIIHCDLKPENILLCTSTVKPAEIKIIDFGSACMENRTVYSYIQSRYYRSPEVLLGYQYTTAIDMWSFGCIVAELFLGLPLFPGASEFDLLRRMIEILXIYCRGQPPDYVLREAKNTSKFFKCIGSLQSIEISEGSKNGRSVYQALTEEEYEVRELKKPTVGKEYFNHMNLEAIVTNYPYRKNLPKEDIVKESQIRLALIDFLRGLVEFDPAKRWSPFQASKHPFVTGEPFTQPYQPPPETPRVPVVQTVKVDNHPGGGHWFAAGLSPNVPGKNRASIYSNAHFQMMQYPPSNSYGSVGSHGSYNESIGLGSSYGSYGDNSNMFPYYSPVGPSGMNMHNPSPSQFTPPSSYGQVGSPGHYGPTSPARGTTHGSPLGKTPAVSQFNRRKNWGYSGSPQPQETVFSSHWQGQGPDNSSLPEGTSQALGSSPSYVQSNMNPGTWKQRGSGGLSSNLAVQSTELAHDNADSGMPDPGDWDPNYSDELLLQDDGADESSLTNDFSRSMSLGSTEPWVGLGRLNHGTSTSSPMIVQRIPASGQAFSGEMGSSPMHHDLQYMSKPFHYIPHVLQNSPSRFGHQPTQRFPHGRPPQSGDWNQLKVAPPPPSFGSVGQRSPRNSSFSNNMTWGRRMNPPVSSMPPTSRARKDYARID; encoded by the exons ATGGATGAGGCTAGGCCTCGGAATAATGAAACTgctgcatcatcatcatcgccTTCAGCTTCGCGGTTGCCGGTGTCTTCCGGATGGCGTCCGAGCCGGGCTGTGTTTGCTCCTTATGGGCCACCACAGGGTGAAGAAGCCACAGCTCAAAGGCCACAGAGATTGAGAGTGGCAGTGACAGTGAGGAAGCCT TTGGTGGCAAGATTGACCAAGGAAATAGTTGAAACATATCAAACATGCAATCCAAAGTTTAAATATTCTGAAGATCTAAatccaaaaagatttttgaCCAGTCCATCAATTGGAGTGCTTAATGATGGCTATGATAATGTAAACTCAGATCTTATTCTGACAGTGAATTTTGTCTTGGTCCAtgtagagaaaaataaaag ATATATTGTCAAAGATCTTCTTGGCCATGGGACATTTGGTCAAGTGGCGAAGTGCTGGGATTCAGATACCAACAGTTTTGTTGCTGTGAAGATCATTAAAAATCAACCTGCATACTATCAACAGGCACTGGTTGAAGTAACTATATTAACGACG TTAAATAAGAAGTATGATCCTGAGGATAAGCATCATATTGTTCGtatatatgattattttgtGTATCAACGGCATTTGTGCATATGCTTTGAACTACTGGACACAAACTT GTATGAGCTTATCAAGATGAATCATTTTAGAGGATTATCACTTAGCATTGTTCAGCTATTCTCTAAGCAG attttatgtGGACTGGCTCTATTAAAGGATGCTGGCATTATTCATTGTGATCTGAAGCCAGAAAACATTCTTTTATGTACAAG CACTGTGAAGCCAGCAGAAATCAAAATTATTGACTTTGGATCAGCATGCATGGAAAACCGCACTGTTTACTCCTATATTCAG AGTCGATATTACAGATCCCCTGAGGTTCTTCTTGGATATCA GTACACAACAGCTATTGATATGTGGTCCTTTGGGTGCATAGTGGCTGAATTGTTTCTTGGATTACCATTATTTCCCGGGGCTTCAGAATTTGATCTTTTGAGGCGGATGATAG AGATTTTGTGAATATATTGCAGAGGACAGCCACCTGATTATGTATTGAGGGAGGCAAAAAACACAAGTAAATTCTTCAAGTGTATTGGAAGTCTCCAGAGCATAGAGATTAGTGAGGGTTCCAAAAATGGAAGAAGTGTTTATCAAGCATTGACAGAGGAAGAGTATGAAGTT AGAGAATTGAAGAAGCCAACCGTTGGAAAGGAGTATTTTAATCATATGAACCTTGAAGCAATTGTTACAAACTATCCCTATAGGAAAAACCTGCCCAAGGAAGATATTGTCAAAG aaagtcaaataagattGGCTCTTATTGATTTTTTGAGAGGACTTGTTGAGTTCGATCCTGCGAAACGATGGTCACCTTTCCAG GCCTCAAAACACCCTTTTGTAACTGGAGAGCCTTTTACACAACCTTATCAGCCTCCCCCAGAGACTCCTCGTGTG cCGGTTGTTCAAACTGTCAAGGTGGATAATCATCCAGGTGGAGGGCACTGGTTTGCTGCTGGCCTGTCACCTAAT GTTCCAGGAAAAAATAGAGCTTCGATCTATAGCAACGCACATTTTCAGATGATGCAGTATCCTCCTTCTAATAGTTATGGTAGCGTAGGAAGCCATGGGAGCTATAATGAGAGCATTGGGCTTGGTAGCAGCTATGGAAGTTATGGAGACAATAGTAACATGTTTCCTTACTATTCACCGGTTGGTCCATCTGGTATGAACATGCATAACCCCAGCCCCTCTCAGTTCACTCCACCTAGTTCCTATGGTCAAGTTGGTTCTCCCGGACACTACGGACCTACATCTCCAGCGAGAGGAACCACTCATGGATCACCTTTGGGGAAGACACCTGCAGTTAGCCAATTTAATCGACGGAAAAACTGGGGATATTCGGGAAGTCCTCAACCTCAAGAAACAGTATTTTCTTCACATTGGCAAGGACAAGGTCCTGACAACTCAAGCCTTCCCGAGGGAACATCCCAAGCCCTTGGCAGCTCCCCATCTTACGTGCAGTCAAATATGAATCCTGGAACCTGGAAGCAGCGAGGAAGTGGAGGGTTATCTTCGAATTTGGCAGTGCAGTCAACAGAGTTGGCTCATGACAATGCAGACTCAGGCATGCCTGATCCTGGAGATTGGGATCCTAATTATAG TGATGAACTACTTCTGCAAGATGATGGTGCAGATGAAAGTTCCTTGACAAATGATTTTTCTAGAAGCATGAGTCTTGGTTCCACGGAACCATGGGTTGGATTGGGAAGGTTGAACCACGGAACCAGTACAAGCTCTCCAATGATCGTACAGAG AATACCCGCATCAGGTCAAGCATTTTCTGGTGAGATGGGTAGCTCTCCAATGCATCATGATCTTCAATATATGTCAAAGCCTTTTCATTATATACCTcatgttttacaaaattctccAAGCCGATTCGGTCACCAACCTACTCAAAGGTTTCCACATGGTAGACCTCCCCAGAGCGGCGACTGGAATCAACTTAAGGTTGCACCTCCTCCTCCTAGTTTCGGTAGTGTAGGCCAACGCTCTCCCAGGAATAGCTCATTCTCCAACAACATGACATGGG GGCGAAGAATGAATCCTCCGGTTTCAAGCATGCCGCCAACATCTCGCGCAAGAAAAGATTATGCAAGGATTGACTAA
- the LOC107476669 gene encoding leucine-rich repeat receptor protein kinase HPCA1 has product MLRVLSLPKMGIFLHLLLSLGILLAEIHVISSYTDPQDAAVLRSLKDIWVNTPPSWDKSDDPCGAPWEGVTCNKSRVTSLGLSTMGLKGKLSGDIGGLTELRSLDLSFNKGLKGSLSPEIGDLRNLNILILAGCSFSGSIPDALGNLSQLSFLALNSNNFTGKIPPSLGKLSKLYWLDLADNQLTGPIPVSTSTTPGLDQLLKAKHFHFNKNQLSGTISPKLFSSDMVLIHVLFDGNDLSGSIPETLGLVQTLEVLRLDRNSLTGEVPTNLNNLTNINELNLAHNKLKGSLPDLSHMDTLNYVDLSNNSFDPSEPPIWFSSLPSLTTLVMEFGSLEGPLPSKLFSIPQIQQVKLRNNALNNTLDLGDNICPQLQLVDLQDNQISSVILRSQYKNTLILIGNPVCSVLSNTNYCQLQQQPKQPYSTSLANCGGKSCPPDQKLSPQSCECAYPYEGMLYFRGPLFRELSNVNIFHELEMSLWVKLDLTPGSVSLQNPFFNGDDYLQVQLALFPPSGQYFNRTEVQRIGFDLTNQTYKPPKEFGPYYFIAFPYAFPDSNKGNSLSTGAIIGIAVGSSVLFLSLIALAVYAILQKKRAERAIGLSRPFASWAPSGKDSGGAPQLKGARWFSYDELKKSTSNFSESNELGFGGYGKVYKGVLPDGKIVAIKRAQQGSMQGGLEFKTEIELLSRVHHKNLVGLVGFCFEQGEQMLVYEFMPNGTLRESLSGRSDIHLDWKRRLRIALGSARGLAYLHELANPPIIHRDVKSTNILLDENLTAKVADFGLSKLVSDSEKGHVSTQVKGTLGYLDPEYYMTQQLTEKSDVYSFGVVMLELISSRQPIEKGKYIVREARTAFNRHDEEHYGMRELMDPTVRNTPNLIGFGRFLELTLQCVEESAVDRPTMSEVVKALETILQNDGMNTNSTSASSSATDFGATKGGAMMKHPYIDTSNFAKNKDNVSDNSAFDYSGGYTISAKVEPK; this is encoded by the exons ATGCTGAGAGTTTTGTCTCTCCCCAAGATGGGAATCTTCCTCCATTTGTTGTTGTCTTTGGGAATTTTGTTGGCTGAGATTCATGTCATTTCTTCTTATACTGATCCTCAAGATG CTGCTGTACTTAGATCTTTGAAGGATATATGGGTAAATACACCACCAAGTTGGGACAAATCAGATGACCCTTGTGGAGCACCATGGGAAGGAGTTACATGCAACAAATCAAGGGTTACTTCatt GGGACTTTCAACCATGGGCCTCAAAGGTAAACTAAGTGGGGACATTGGTGGACTAACAGAACTTAGATCTTT GGACTTGTCATTCAACAAAGGTTTAAAAGGTTCTCTGTCTCCAGAGATAGGAGACTTAAGGAATCTGAATATTCT CATCTTGGCTGGTTGTAGCTTCAGTGGCAGCATTCCAGATGCATTGGGGAATCTTTCACAGCTATCCTTCCT GGCCTTAAACTCAAACAACTTCACTGGAAAAATACCACCTTCATTGGGTAAACTCTCCAAACTTTATTGGTTAGACTTGGCAGATAATCAACTCACAGGGCCTATTCCAGTTTCAACCTCCACCACCCCTGGATTAGACCAACTTCTAAAGGCTAAGCACTT CCATTTCAATAAGAACCAGCTTTCAGGTACCATTTCCCCCAAACTTTTCAGCTCTGACATGGTGCTCATACATGT ATTATTTGATGGAAATGATTTATCTGGTTCTATACCAGAAACATTAGGACTAGTTCAGACACTTGAGGTTCT CCGGCTTGATAGAAATTCCTTGACAGGAGAGGTTCCTACAAATCTCAATAACCTTACAAACATCAATGAATT GAACTTAGCACACAATAAATTGAAAGGTTCTTTGCCAGATTTAAGTCACATGGATACCCTCAACTATGT GGATCTTAGTAACAACTCCTTTGATCCCTCTGAACCTCCAATTTGGTTCTCATCTCTACCATCACTCACCACTCT TGTTATGGAGTTTGGATCTTTGGAAGGTCCTCTTCCATCAAAGCTCTTCAGCATTCCTCAAATTCAGCAAGT GAAACTGAGGAACAATGCATTGAACAATACATTAGACTTAGGTGACAACATTTGTCCACAATTGCAGCTTGTTGATCTTCAAGACAACCAGATTTCCTCAGTAATCCTCCGTTCGCAATACAAAAACACATTGAT CCTTATAGGAAATCCAGTGTGCAGTGTTCTCTCAAACACAAACTACTGCCAACTTCAGCAGCAGCCTAAGCAACCTTACTCGACAAGCTTGGCGAATTGCGGAGGCAAATCTTGTCCGCCGGATCAAAAGCTTAGCCCTCAAAGCTGTGAATGTGCATACCCTTATGAAGGGATGTTGTACTTCAGAGGACCCTTGTTTAGAGAACTCTCAAATGTTAACATTTTCCATGAACTTGAGATGAGTTTGTGGGTGAAGTTGGACCTAACACCTGGCTCAGTTTCTTTGCAAAACCCTTTCTTCAATGGTGATGATTATCTTCAAGTGCAACTAGCTTTGTTTCCTCCATCAGGACAATATTTCAATAGGACTGAAGTTCAAAGAATTGGGTTTGATTTGACCAACCAAACTTACAAGCCTCCTAAGGAGTTTGGACCTTATTACTTCATTGCATTCCCTTATGCTTTCCCAG attctaacaaaggaaactcTCTTAGCACTGGTGCTATTATTGGTATAGCAGTAGGCTCATCAGTTCTGTTTCTGAGCCTCATAGCTTTAGCAGTATATGCAATCCTGCAAAAGAAGCGCGCGGAGCGAGCCATAGGATTAAGCAGACCTTTTG CATCTTGGGCACCAAGTGGAAAGGATAGTGGAGGTGCACCACAATTAAAGGGTGCAAGATGGTTCTCATATGATGAACTGAAAAAGAGCACTAGTAATTTCTCTGAAAGCAATGAGTTAGGATTTGGTGGTTATGGCAAG GTGTACAAAGGGGTGCTTCCTGATGGAAAAATCGTCGCGATCAAGCGAGCTCAGCAAGGATCAATGCAAGGAGGCCTAGAGTTCAAGACTGAAATTGAGTTGCTTTCAAGAGTTCATCACAAGAACCTCGTTGGACTCGTCGGATTTTGCTTCGAACAAGGAGAACAAATGTTGGTCTATGAATTCATGCCTAATGGAACACTTAGAGAGAGTTTGTCAG GAAGATCTGACATTCATCTTGATTGGAAGAGGAGACTTCGAATCGCCCTTGGCTCGGCCAGAGGACTCGCTTACCTTCATGAACTTGCCAACCCTCCAATTATCCACAGAGATGTGAAATCCACTAACATCTTACTAGATGAAAATTTGACAGCAAAGGTTGCAGATTTTGGACTATCTAAGTTAGTATCAGACAGTGAGAAAGGACATGTTTCTACTCAGGTTAAAGGAACATTG GGCTATTTGGACCCAGAATACTACATGACACAACAACTAACTGAAAAAAGTGATGTGTATAGCTTCGGAGTAGTTATGTTAGAGCTCATAAGTTCGAGGCAGCCCATTGAAAAGGGTAAGTACATTGTCCGGGAAGCTCGGACGGCGTTCAACCGGCACGACGAAGAACACTATGGAATGAGAGAACTAATGGATCCAACTGTGAGGAACACACCAAACCTCATTGGGTTTGGTAGGTTCCTAGAGTTGACTTTGCAATGTGTTGAGGAATCAGCCGTTGACCGTCCAACAATGAGTGAGGTTGTTAAGGCACTTGAGACAATCTTGCAAAATGATGGAATGAACACAAACTCAACCTCTGCTTCTTCATCTGCCACTGATTTTGGAGCCACCAAGGGTGGAGCAATGATGAAACATCCTTACATTGATACTTCAAATTTTGCAAAGAATAAGGATAATGTGAGTGACAACAGTGCCTTTGACTACAGTGGAGGATACACAATTTCAGCAAAAGTTGAACCAAAATAG